The following are from one region of the Passer domesticus isolate bPasDom1 chromosome 13, bPasDom1.hap1, whole genome shotgun sequence genome:
- the LOC135279914 gene encoding uncharacterized protein LOC135279914 isoform X1 — translation MLTAWWKGSCRQRGGDLGHASAVPRAKGMAPGRDLIHAIIGRVLYLQTAMAPRIRLSLSKPLPTIRETHEEAMEDPSSNPKCAGSAAASPDSYSSDDYIQSICHLARPTFPALLESRRKGKDRKTLKTLEDVSGSPPPVGTQQERSKCKLTNFISSVVPLGKVPPAETDFWSREDPLEQIYTNTGNLCSSKASSSGESASTGYSQCNSFVPNGDLHPTNLEEKNTGKTSFPRVFSFPRLPSPRPVQKEAVCSEMRYLRRDEGTVLGNNHSQKENGPMFINTEEQLAPSARGKVAGNPALPCSVGRQNLFNTAGIDEKEGRKTSHCDKNVMGDVPTKQRYFESFQVPKKATIHNWISEHRCIWKEAKIKACLLPAIAEV, via the exons ATGCTCACGGCGTGGTGGAAGGgaagctgcaggcagcggggAGGTGACCTCGGCCATGCCAGCGCGGTGCCCAGGGCGAAGGGGATGGCACCCGGGCGGGACCTGATCCATGCCATCATCGGGAGAGTGCTTTACCTGCAAACAG CCATGGCACCCCGGATCAGACTGAGCCTTTCAAAGCCTCTCCCAACCATACGGGAAACCCACGAGGAAGCGATGGAGGATCCCAGCAGCAACCCCAAGTGTGCTGGaagtgctgcagccagcccagacTCGTACTCCAGTGATGACTACATCCAATCCATTTGCCACCTCGCCAGacccaccttcccagcccttctGGAAAGCAGACGTAAGGGTAAGGACAGAAAGACCCTGAAGACCCTTGAGGATGTGTCAGGCTCTCCAccacctgtggggacacagcaggaaagGTCAAAATGTAAATTGACCAATTTCATCTCCAGTGTGGTGCCACTGGGAAAAGTCCCACCTGCAGAAACCGACTTTTGGTCCAGAGAGGACCCCCTGGAACAAATTTACACCAATACAGGAAATCTTTGCTCCTCCAAGGCTTCTTCCTCTGGTGAAAGTGCCAGCACTGGTTACTCACAATGCAACTCTTTTGTCCCAAATGGTGACCTTCATCCCACAAacctggaagaaaaaaacacagggaaaaccAGTTTTCCACGAGTGTTCAGTTTTCCAAGGCTTCCCTCCCCAAGACCAGTTCAGAAAGAAGCAGTATGCTCAGAGATGAGGTATCTCAGAAGGGATGAGGGAACAGTTTTAGGGAATAACCACAGTCAGAAAGAAAATGGCCCCATGTTCATTAACACTGAAGAGCAATTGGCACCCTCAGCCAGAGGGAAGGTGGCAGgaaacccagccctgccctgctctgtagGAAGGCAGAATTTGTTCAATACTGCAGGCATAgatgaaaaagaaggaagaaaaacttcTCACTGTGACAAAAATGTCATGGGTGATGTTCCCACTAAGCAGAGATACTTCGAGTCTTTCCAGGTACCTAAAAAAGCCACCATCCATAACTGGATTTCAGAGCACAGATGCATCTGGAAAGAAGCAAAGATAAAAGCTTGTTTGCTCCCAGCCATTGCTGAAGTGTGA
- the LOC135279914 gene encoding uncharacterized protein LOC135279914 isoform X2 encodes MAPRIRLSLSKPLPTIRETHEEAMEDPSSNPKCAGSAAASPDSYSSDDYIQSICHLARPTFPALLESRRKGKDRKTLKTLEDVSGSPPPVGTQQERSKCKLTNFISSVVPLGKVPPAETDFWSREDPLEQIYTNTGNLCSSKASSSGESASTGYSQCNSFVPNGDLHPTNLEEKNTGKTSFPRVFSFPRLPSPRPVQKEAVCSEMRYLRRDEGTVLGNNHSQKENGPMFINTEEQLAPSARGKVAGNPALPCSVGRQNLFNTAGIDEKEGRKTSHCDKNVMGDVPTKQRYFESFQVPKKATIHNWISEHRCIWKEAKIKACLLPAIAEV; translated from the coding sequence ATGGCACCCCGGATCAGACTGAGCCTTTCAAAGCCTCTCCCAACCATACGGGAAACCCACGAGGAAGCGATGGAGGATCCCAGCAGCAACCCCAAGTGTGCTGGaagtgctgcagccagcccagacTCGTACTCCAGTGATGACTACATCCAATCCATTTGCCACCTCGCCAGacccaccttcccagcccttctGGAAAGCAGACGTAAGGGTAAGGACAGAAAGACCCTGAAGACCCTTGAGGATGTGTCAGGCTCTCCAccacctgtggggacacagcaggaaagGTCAAAATGTAAATTGACCAATTTCATCTCCAGTGTGGTGCCACTGGGAAAAGTCCCACCTGCAGAAACCGACTTTTGGTCCAGAGAGGACCCCCTGGAACAAATTTACACCAATACAGGAAATCTTTGCTCCTCCAAGGCTTCTTCCTCTGGTGAAAGTGCCAGCACTGGTTACTCACAATGCAACTCTTTTGTCCCAAATGGTGACCTTCATCCCACAAacctggaagaaaaaaacacagggaaaaccAGTTTTCCACGAGTGTTCAGTTTTCCAAGGCTTCCCTCCCCAAGACCAGTTCAGAAAGAAGCAGTATGCTCAGAGATGAGGTATCTCAGAAGGGATGAGGGAACAGTTTTAGGGAATAACCACAGTCAGAAAGAAAATGGCCCCATGTTCATTAACACTGAAGAGCAATTGGCACCCTCAGCCAGAGGGAAGGTGGCAGgaaacccagccctgccctgctctgtagGAAGGCAGAATTTGTTCAATACTGCAGGCATAgatgaaaaagaaggaagaaaaacttcTCACTGTGACAAAAATGTCATGGGTGATGTTCCCACTAAGCAGAGATACTTCGAGTCTTTCCAGGTACCTAAAAAAGCCACCATCCATAACTGGATTTCAGAGCACAGATGCATCTGGAAAGAAGCAAAGATAAAAGCTTGTTTGCTCCCAGCCATTGCTGAAGTGTGA